TGACAAAGGAAAAGTTATAGAGCAGGGTCCAAAACCAGGAACCGTCTTAAGGCATGGCAATAAGGTTATAATTTTTATTAGCAAAGGGGCTATAATAAACAGAGTCGATAGTTTTATTGGGAAAAACATTGATGATGTTATCATTAATTTAAAGGCTAATTCTTTTGATAATTCTAAATTACTTTACCATATTGTTGAACCTCTTGAGGTTGAGAGTGAATTACCAAGAGGTATAATAATTCGTCAAAATCCATCACCAGGTACTCAAATATCAAGTTTAACAGATCTACAATTTTTAATTAGTAAGGGTAAAGATCGTTTAGATAAGCATGTTAAAAATTATATTGGAATTTATTATAAAGATGCGATTGCTTCTCTTTTGAATGATAACATTAGCTTTGATATTAATTTGGCAAATACAGGCGACTTTGGAAATATTGTTTTTCAGTCTATTCCACCTGGAACTAAAATAAATGAATCAGATAAAATTTTAATTACTATTGCAAAGCCTAAGCTTGACAATAAAATTATTTTTGGGATTTTGACTTATAAATTAAGGCAACATCCATCTTATGTTGATATATCTGTTAGGCTAAAAAGTTTGGATGGTGAAAATTCTTTGATTTATTCCTTTAAGTCAAAAGGAGGGTTGATTAAATTGCCCTATGAGGTTTACAAAGGCTCTACGATCGAACTTTATATTTATGATAAGCTTATCAATAAAACAGTTGTAAATTGATTATGTTTAAATGGATTGATTTTAAATAATAAACAAATTCTAACATTAAATCATATATTAATTAGTTTCGATGCAGTAATAATAGATGCAGCAATTATAGCTGTTTCTGTTCTTAGGATGTTTGGGGATATACTATAAGAGGAAAAATTATATTGTGTTATTAATTGTTTTTCTTTCTCTGTAAACCCTCTCTCAGGTCCCACAATAATGGTTGCATTGTTTGTTTGTTCTATGTCAATTAAATTTTTTTTGCTATTTTTTTCAAGCAATATTTTTATTTCAAAATTTTTTTGTTTAATATATTTAAGGCTGTCTTTTAAATTCCCCATAATTTTTATTTTTGGGAAGTATGTTATTCCTCCTTGCATTGCTCCAGCTATTAAATGTTTTTCGTAATCATTGTTTTTAAAGATTTTAGAATTTAAATATGATTTTTCAGTAAGCTCAGTGTTAAAAAAAATTATTTCGTATATTCCAATGCTAGCAAGTTCTTTTATTATTCTCTTAGCAACAATTGGCCTTATCATCCCAATTAGTACATTTATTTTTTTAAGTTTATTAGATTCTCCTATTTTAAAAATTTTCTTGAAAAATAATTTTTTATCTTTTTTATAAATGCAATGGTAAATGTTTTTTTCTCCAAGAATACCAAATTTAAATTTGTCGTTATCTTTTAATTTTAAGATTTTAACAAGATGTTCTGCTCTAGTGTCATTGAGCGAAATTCCTGTTTTAAATTCATTGAAAGTTATTAACATTAGATTCATTTCTTATAATTCCTTATTATTAATATTGTATTTGTGATATAATTTTAAGTCGATAGGGGGGCATGTAGAATATATGGCTATTTCTTTAACCAAAGAAGATTTTGTTGTTAAAGTTTTTGATTATAAAAATAATAAAGAGTGGAGTTTTAAAGGGGAGAGGCCCGCAATAATTGATTTTTATGCTGATTGGTGTGGTCCATGTAGAATGCTCTCTCCGATTTTTGAAAAACTTTCCAAAAAGTACGAGAATAGTATTGATTTTTACAAAGTAGATACAGACAAAGAGCAAGATATTGCTTCTGTTCTTGGGGTAAAAAGCCTTCCGACTATTCTTTTTATTCCTATTGATGGCAAGCCAAAGGTTTCTGTTGGGTTTTTGCAAGAAGATGCTTTTGAAAATATAATTAAGGATTTTTTTGGTTTTTAGTTTGCAAAATAAAATAATTTAATTTATAGCAATTAATGTATGTTTGTAAGTTATATATGGATTTTTCTAAGGTATAGTTAATTTGTCCAAATCTGATTTGAATTTATTGGTAGAAAATATTAAATTTGAACATCTTAGTATTTTTTATGATTTTATTTTATCTGTTTTAAATACCCTTTCTATTAGTGATTTTGAACTTTCGGTTATTCTTTGTGATAATGTTTATATACAAAAATTGAATAATAAATTTAGAAACAAGAACGAGCCAACCGATGTTCTTTCTTTTAATTATAATGAAGTTAACGAAGATTTGGTTGATGGTATAAATTATAAAATACAAGGAGATCTTATAATATCTTTTGAATATTTAAAATTTAGTGCTCAAGAGTTTAATGTTGAAATTTATGAAGAACTTCAACGTGTCACTATTCATGGGATTTTACATTTAATGGGATATAAACATGAAACTAATGATTTTCAAAAGGAAGGTATGTTGATTCTTCAAGAAAATATCTTAAGAAAAAATAAAAGGGTATTTTAGATGTTGGGATTTTTTAATTTTAAAAACAAAAATAAGAAAAAAGGAAGTCCTGAAAATGATCTTGAAGATAAGTCGAGTATTGAGACTTCTTTGATAAAAAATTTCAATGCCCTTAAAGAGACTATTGTAAAAGAGATTATGATTCCTAGGATAGGGGTTATATTTGTTGATTATGCTAAGAGTAAGGATGAACTTTTAAAGGTTGTAACATCTAGCAGTCATTCAAGATTTCCCGTGTATCACGGTACTATTGACAATATTGTTGGGATAATTCATACAAGAGACATACTATTGCATATGTGTAAAAAAGATTTCTACGAAATAGATTTAAAAGATATTATGCGAAAGGTTATGTTTGTCCCTGAGAGCAAAAAAACAGACTCTCTTTTAAAAGAATTTCAAGAAAATCATGTTCACATTGCAATTGTAGTTGATGAGTATGGTGGAGTTTCAGGGCTTGTAACTCTTGAAGATATTCTTGAAGAGATAGTGGGCGACATTCAGGATGAATTTGACAATGAGCTTGATGAAATAGTTCGTCTTGATGATGGGTCTTATCTTTGTGATGCTAGAATTTTAATAGAGGATTT
This portion of the Borreliella afzelii genome encodes:
- a CDS encoding PASTA domain-containing protein, whose translation is MFKNKLDLIQSDKNCNDEMLILPKATIKALLLVIFGSLIVSFAIFFMVLENKEIVVVPNLYSLTIEDAIIELQRKELIPHIEFKFSSSALDKGKVIEQGPKPGTVLRHGNKVIIFISKGAIINRVDSFIGKNIDDVIINLKANSFDNSKLLYHIVEPLEVESELPRGIIIRQNPSPGTQISSLTDLQFLISKGKDRLDKHVKNYIGIYYKDAIASLLNDNISFDINLANTGDFGNIVFQSIPPGTKINESDKILITIAKPKLDNKIIFGILTYKLRQHPSYVDISVRLKSLDGENSLIYSFKSKGGLIKLPYEVYKGSTIELYIYDKLINKTVVN
- a CDS encoding 16S rRNA (uracil(1498)-N(3))-methyltransferase; its protein translation is MNLMLITFNEFKTGISLNDTRAEHLVKILKLKDNDKFKFGILGEKNIYHCIYKKDKKLFFKKIFKIGESNKLKKINVLIGMIRPIVAKRIIKELASIGIYEIIFFNTELTEKSYLNSKIFKNNDYEKHLIAGAMQGGITYFPKIKIMGNLKDSLKYIKQKNFEIKILLEKNSKKNLIDIEQTNNATIIVGPERGFTEKEKQLITQYNFSSYSISPNILRTETAIIAASIITASKLINI
- the trxA gene encoding thioredoxin translates to MAISLTKEDFVVKVFDYKNNKEWSFKGERPAIIDFYADWCGPCRMLSPIFEKLSKKYENSIDFYKVDTDKEQDIASVLGVKSLPTILFIPIDGKPKVSVGFLQEDAFENIIKDFFGF
- the ybeY gene encoding rRNA maturation RNase YbeY codes for the protein MSKSDLNLLVENIKFEHLSIFYDFILSVLNTLSISDFELSVILCDNVYIQKLNNKFRNKNEPTDVLSFNYNEVNEDLVDGINYKIQGDLIISFEYLKFSAQEFNVEIYEELQRVTIHGILHLMGYKHETNDFQKEGMLILQENILRKNKRVF
- a CDS encoding hemolysin family protein, with translation MLGFFNFKNKNKKKGSPENDLEDKSSIETSLIKNFNALKETIVKEIMIPRIGVIFVDYAKSKDELLKVVTSSSHSRFPVYHGTIDNIVGIIHTRDILLHMCKKDFYEIDLKDIMRKVMFVPESKKTDSLLKEFQENHVHIAIVVDEYGGVSGLVTLEDILEEIVGDIQDEFDNELDEIVRLDDGSYLCDARILIEDLNEKLNLNLPNGDFDTLGGFVYDLFGRIPLKNEKVEYGNLVFSIKNMHQRNIKVIKISEKEGL